TTGTAACAAGCGATCGCTTTTTCAAGATTCTGGGCTTTTTCCCCTTGGATGCGATCGCTGTAGGCATTACCGAGATTCATTTGTGTCCTCGCCCAATCTTGGGGAAAAGTGTTGGGAGTTAAAACAGACAATGCCTGGGTGTAATAAGCGATGGCAGTTTCAAGATTCTCGGCTTTTTCCCCTTGGATGCGACTCCAGTAGTTAACTCCTAAACCATTTTGAATCGCTGCCCAGTTTTCGGTGTTACTTTCCCTTGTCCAAACGGTTAAGGCTAATTTTAAACAATTAATCGCAATTTCTATATTCAGGGCGCGGTTGCCCAGAGGGAACTCGGAAATTATAAGATTGAATAAATATAAAAGTGATGAAATTAGATTGGATTTGTCAGGGTCGGCGTCTTGCAGTTCTTCTGTTACCCATTCTTGCAAGGTGAGAATAAAGGTTTGATCTAATTTATCGCTATTTTCTAGGAGTAAGGGATAGACCGCTTTAGGATTCTTTTTATTTTTGGCAATTGCTATTAGTATTTCGAGTAATAGTTGTAAGTAGGCGTCGTTCATGGTGAGGGAGGGTTGGGGTTGGGTCTGGCTGTTATTGATGATTATAATAGATTTAAGTTGGAAAGGAACCACAAAGACACGAAGACACGAAGGAAGGGAGAAGGATGATTAAGGGGGTATGGGTATTGTTATTCGTGTTAACAATGGCGCTAAAAGCCTTGAAATAAATTTCAGGCTCAAAGCTCAAACCCGTTAAAACGGGTTAAGAAAGAGAAGTTTTGAGTCATCTTTAGATGACTTTAGCTCTTAGCCCGAAATTTATTTCCGGGCTTTTGGCGTTAAGTTGAAACCAAGGGGGTATTGTTCCCCCAACCCAGAAACCGGGTTTCTCTATTTCCCACCCCAACCCAGTTGAATTGAGTATAATTAAAAAATCTCTCAAACATCAGATGTTATGAATACTCTTAAATACAAGACAACTATTAAAAATGGTAAACTCGATTTACCTTCCCTCGATTTGCCAGAAGGAACTGTTGTTGAGGCAATTTTATTAATTGGCAAATCAACTGAAACCGATGAAACAGATTATCTACTATCTACAGAAGCTAATCGCCACCATCTAAAAGAAGCTGTAGAATCACTTAAACATCCTGAGAACTATATTTATGTCGATCATGATGTTCTGCACCATCCCTTGGCAAAACATCCAAATCCTCATCCGATAAATTATTAACAAAAGAACTAGCAATTTCTAACAAAAATGCACTCGTATCCTCTGCCGAATCTGAAGGGTTTTCTGTTAAATTGGAACTGGGAAGGGGTCGCTGATTTGTATTGAGTCGCCATTCTAAAAAGCTAACAAAATCTAAAACCTCTTGCAAAACAGGTTCAGATAAAGTTTCTAAATGCTCTAATTTGTCTAAAATAAGCTCTTTGATTGCGTTCATATCCTGAACCTTGTATCAACACATTTACATTTTAACTGAAATCATAGAACTCAGCAAACCGGGTTTCTGGGTTTCTCTCTCACAACTGATCAAGTATGCTACAAATGTTAATGTAGCCTATAAATTCCCCTAAATCCTATTGAATAAATAACTGATTATGAACGAAATTCAAGAATACGATCTGGTTGCTCTAACCGAAGATGCGATCGCTATCCACAAAGTCACCCATCAGCAAATCCTACTCCATCGAGGGCAAATGGGAACAGTTTTAATGTCTTTTGATCAAAAAGCATTTTTAATTGACTTTACAGATCAAGAAGGCAATACTTTTGCAATGGAAACTATTGAAGCTGTTAAACTTTTACGCCTTATTAATGAACCTGAATTAGTAGGGTGCGTAAGCTCCGCGCACGCACCAATATTAGATCACAATCACAGAGATATTATCCTCTGAATTTATTATTGGCGATCGCACAATCTTTTGAGCAATTTATCTGAAAAATTTTTGATTAATCAGAAACCGGGTTTCTTGGGGTTGGGGATGGTGCGTGCGCGTGGCTTACGCACCCTACGGGATGATGAAATTGGTATATGTTAAATCTATTGAATCCTAATTTTGAACCTATGATGCACAATTTTATCCCCCCTGAACGGTTTTTCCCTTATTTAACTTGGACAGAAATTGAATCAATGGCTGATAAAAGTAATGTGGTTATTTTACAACCCATTGGAGCGATTGAACAACATGGCCCCCATTTACCGTTAATTGTTGATGCTGCGATCGCAACGGCTGTAACAGGTCATGCTTTAGCCCAACTTAATGATAACATTCCTGCCTACGCTTTGCCAACAATTTATTATGGAAAATCTAACGAGCATTGGCATTTTCCGGGTACAATAACGTTAAGTTCCCAAACCTTAACTGCTGTATTAATGGAATTAGGCGAAAGTCTTTATCGGGCTGGATTTAGAAAATTAGCTTTTATTAATGGTCATGGCGGACAACCGCAAATATTAGAGATGGTAGCGCGAGATTTACATCAACAATATGAAGATTTTTCTGTATTTCCCTTATTTGTTTGGCGGGTTTCTAACGTTGCTAGGGAATTATTAACCCCGAAAGAATTAGAGTTAGGAATTCATGCCGGAGATGCGGAAACCAGTTTAATGTTATCTTTACTGCCAGAACAGGTTAAAATGGAAAAAGCTGTGTGTGAATATCCCCAAGGTTTACCGGAAAATAGTTTATTAAGTATGGAGGGAAAATTACCCTTTGCTTGGGTGACACAAGATTTAACCAAAAGTGGGGTTTTAGGGGATGCAACGGTAGCGACAAAGGAAAAAGGCGATCGCATTTTAGCTTCTTTAGTTAACAGTTGGGTAAAAGTTATTGAGGATTTATATAAATTTAAACAACCCCAAAGGTTTAGGGATTAATTGAATATTAACGGAGTGCGAGCGTCCCCGCTCGATAGTTTCTCCCCTACTGATTTTCAATTGTTATAACAATAACTCTAATGGCTATATATAGCAATCCGTGTAGTCAACTTAACGCCAAAAGCCCGGAAATAAATTTCGGGCTAAAAGCTCAAACCCGTTAAAACGGGTTAAGAAAGAGAAGTTTTGAGTCATCTTTAGATGACTTCAGCTCTTAGNGGAGATAATTACTAATAATTAAAGCTCGTCTCGGAACCCGCCCTGCCCTGTTCCCTGTTCCCTGTTCCCTATTCCGTCTTATAAATAATTCACAAACCAGGTTAAATAATCTTCTACCAAAGTATAGTTTCCAGAATCTTCATCTGATACTTCTAATTCTGCTAAGGGAAGGGCAAATTTTCGATTATCATTGACCCGTTTAACATCTACAATAATTCCATCCATTTCATCAACTCCACCCTGAAACTGTTCCAATGAAAAAATATCCGTGTAAGAAGGATTGGTTTTTTTCAGCTTTTCATAATCTTTAGGATTTCCAGCACCATAGAGATATTCTTCTTCCCACAGAAATTCCTCTGCTCCCGTTAAATAACAAGGCATTTCAATCTTTTCTTTTAAATACTTGAGATATCGATTTAAAGTTTTAGAAGTCACATCTAGGGAGCCATTTCCCAATATTTTCTTGATTTTCTCCTCAAATTCTTCAACATTAAAGTTTTCATCTTCAAACAAACTTTCAGCATTAATTAATCCCATTGACTCCATTTGTTCAATGAGCTTTGTCATTGAACTCATTAACTCTTCTTTGAAGCCATCTCTTTGTTTATTCAATAAACCCGATACAATCGTCTCATCGATTTGAAGGGGTTTCAAATCAACTC
The sequence above is drawn from the Planktothrix serta PCC 8927 genome and encodes:
- a CDS encoding creatininase family protein — encoded protein: MHNFIPPERFFPYLTWTEIESMADKSNVVILQPIGAIEQHGPHLPLIVDAAIATAVTGHALAQLNDNIPAYALPTIYYGKSNEHWHFPGTITLSSQTLTAVLMELGESLYRAGFRKLAFINGHGGQPQILEMVARDLHQQYEDFSVFPLFVWRVSNVARELLTPKELELGIHAGDAETSLMLSLLPEQVKMEKAVCEYPQGLPENSLLSMEGKLPFAWVTQDLTKSGVLGDATVATKEKGDRILASLVNSWVKVIEDLYKFKQPQRFRD
- a CDS encoding DUF4926 domain-containing protein, translating into MNEIQEYDLVALTEDAIAIHKVTHQQILLHRGQMGTVLMSFDQKAFLIDFTDQEGNTFAMETIEAVKLLRLINEPELVGCVSSAHAPILDHNHRDIIL